A stretch of Metabacillus sp. FJAT-52054 DNA encodes these proteins:
- the rsmI gene encoding 16S rRNA (cytidine(1402)-2'-O)-methyltransferase, translating to MQTQQSFKENTETGILYLVPTPIGNLEDMTYRAIRILKEADLIAAEDTRQSKKLCNHFEINTPLTSYHEHNKESSGYKIIDYLKEGKTIALVSDAGMPTISDPGSELVEAALEENLTVVPLPGANAALTALIASGLTPQPFFFYGFLNRQKKEKKKELELLKLRQETMIFYESPHRLKDTLTLMEEILGNRKVVLSRELTKKFEEFVRGTLSEANEWAKANEIRGEFCLILEGASNDDIQPEEDLWWNGLGIITHIEHYIEKGISSKEAIKTVALDRGLPKREVYNEYHKEE from the coding sequence ATGCAGACACAGCAGAGCTTCAAGGAGAATACGGAAACGGGGATCCTTTATCTGGTTCCGACGCCCATCGGAAATCTTGAAGATATGACATACAGGGCCATTCGCATATTAAAGGAAGCCGATTTGATTGCTGCTGAGGACACGAGGCAATCCAAGAAACTGTGCAACCATTTTGAAATTAATACACCGCTGACAAGCTATCATGAGCATAATAAAGAAAGCAGCGGATATAAAATTATCGACTATTTAAAAGAGGGAAAAACCATAGCCCTAGTAAGCGATGCGGGGATGCCGACCATTTCGGATCCGGGAAGCGAGCTTGTGGAAGCAGCGTTGGAAGAAAATCTTACAGTTGTTCCGCTTCCGGGGGCAAATGCTGCCCTAACTGCACTTATTGCATCCGGATTGACACCGCAGCCATTTTTCTTTTATGGGTTTTTAAATCGCCAGAAAAAAGAAAAGAAGAAAGAGCTTGAGTTATTGAAATTGCGTCAGGAAACGATGATCTTTTATGAATCACCACACAGGCTGAAAGATACGCTCACTTTAATGGAAGAAATCCTTGGAAATCGGAAGGTTGTCCTGTCAAGAGAGCTGACAAAGAAGTTTGAAGAGTTTGTAAGAGGCACCCTTTCTGAAGCGAATGAATGGGCAAAAGCCAATGAGATCCGCGGGGAATTTTGCCTTATTTTAGAAGGTGCATCCAATGACGATATACAGCCGGAGGAAGATTTGTGGTGGAATGGATTAGGTATAATTACCCATATTGAACATTATATTGAAAAAGGGATTTCTTCAAAGGAAGCTATAAAAACAGTAGCTTTAGATAGAGGACTGCCTAAAAGGGAAGTGTATAACGAGTATCATAAGGAGGAGTAA
- a CDS encoding AbrB/MazE/SpoVT family DNA-binding domain-containing protein encodes MKSTGIVRKVDELGRVVIPIELRRTLGIAEKDALEIYVDDERIILKKYKPNMTCHVTGEVSDDNMTLANGKLVLSKEGAEQLIQEIQNQFQSK; translated from the coding sequence ATGAAATCTACAGGTATTGTACGTAAAGTTGATGAACTAGGCCGCGTGGTGATTCCGATTGAATTGCGCCGTACACTAGGAATTGCAGAAAAAGACGCTCTTGAAATCTACGTGGATGATGAAAGAATCATTCTTAAAAAATACAAGCCAAACATGACTTGCCACGTTACTGGTGAAGTTTCTGATGACAACATGACATTGGCTAACGGCAAATTGGTGCTAAGCAAAGAAGGCGCTGAGCAGCTGATCCAAGAAATTCAAAACCAATTCCAATCTAAGTAA
- the metG gene encoding methionine--tRNA ligase — protein sequence MESKKTFYITTPIYYPSGNLHIGHAYTTTAGDAMARYKRMRGFDVMYLTGTDEHGQKIQQKAAEKGVTPQEYVDGIVDGIKSLWKRMDISYDDFIRTTETRHKMVVEKIFKQLLDQGDIYLDEYEGWYSIPDETYYTAHQLDDPIMEDGKIVGGKSPDSGHPVELVKEQSYFFRVGKYADRLLKYYEENPEFIQPESRKNEMINNFIKPGLEDLAVSRTSFDWGVKVPGDPKHVVYVWIDALSNYITALGYGTDQDEKYRTYWPADVHLMSKEIVRFHTIYWPIMLMALDLPLPKKVFAHGWLLMKDGKMSKSKGNVVDPITLIDRYGLDALRYYLLREVPFGSDGVFTPEGFVERVNYDLANDLGNLLNRTVAMIDKYFEGNIPNYQGSVTEFDRILEEMNRTVSERYEEAMEKMEFSVALASVWQLVSRTNKYIDETQPWALAKDAAKTDDLGSVMHHLAESLRRTAILLQPFLTETPAKIFSQLGIKDDSLTKWESIYTFGHLKNSKVEKGDPIFPRLDMAEEVEYIKSQMSGGTPIEEPAEEKIEEAAEITVDDFFKVELRVAEVLQAEPVKKADKLLKLQLDLGTEKRQVVSGIAKYYTPADLVGKKVICVTNLKPVKLRGELSQGMILAGDHEGGLSLATVDQTLPNGTKIK from the coding sequence ATGGAAAGCAAAAAGACGTTTTATATTACAACTCCGATTTATTATCCAAGCGGAAATTTACATATTGGCCATGCCTATACAACAACGGCAGGCGATGCGATGGCAAGATATAAGCGCATGCGCGGATTTGATGTGATGTATCTGACAGGAACGGATGAGCACGGACAAAAAATTCAGCAAAAAGCAGCGGAAAAGGGCGTTACTCCGCAGGAATACGTGGATGGTATTGTGGACGGAATAAAAAGCCTATGGAAGCGCATGGATATTTCTTATGACGACTTTATCCGAACTACAGAAACCCGCCACAAAATGGTTGTCGAAAAAATATTCAAGCAGCTTCTTGATCAGGGAGATATTTACTTGGATGAATATGAGGGCTGGTATTCAATCCCTGATGAAACCTATTACACGGCACATCAGCTCGATGACCCGATTATGGAGGATGGCAAAATTGTCGGCGGAAAAAGCCCTGACAGCGGACATCCTGTTGAACTGGTTAAAGAGCAGTCGTACTTTTTCCGGGTAGGAAAATACGCAGACCGCCTTTTGAAGTATTACGAAGAAAATCCGGAATTCATTCAACCTGAGTCCCGTAAAAATGAAATGATTAACAACTTCATTAAACCGGGTCTTGAGGACCTTGCTGTATCCAGAACATCCTTTGATTGGGGGGTTAAGGTTCCGGGGGATCCGAAGCACGTCGTTTATGTTTGGATTGATGCACTTTCTAATTACATTACCGCTCTTGGATATGGAACGGATCAGGATGAGAAATACCGCACGTATTGGCCGGCAGATGTTCATTTGATGAGTAAAGAAATTGTCCGCTTTCATACAATCTATTGGCCAATCATGCTTATGGCGCTTGATTTGCCGCTGCCGAAGAAGGTTTTCGCTCATGGATGGCTGCTGATGAAGGATGGAAAAATGTCCAAATCCAAAGGGAATGTCGTGGACCCGATTACACTGATTGACCGCTACGGACTGGATGCTTTGCGCTATTATCTTCTCAGAGAAGTTCCGTTCGGCTCCGATGGTGTATTCACACCGGAAGGATTCGTGGAGAGAGTAAATTACGACTTGGCGAATGACTTAGGAAACCTTCTCAACAGAACGGTTGCGATGATCGACAAATATTTCGAAGGAAATATTCCTAATTACCAAGGATCCGTTACGGAATTTGACCGTATACTCGAAGAAATGAACCGTACAGTCTCAGAACGCTATGAAGAGGCTATGGAAAAAATGGAATTCTCGGTAGCTCTGGCTTCCGTTTGGCAGCTTGTAAGCCGTACGAATAAATACATTGATGAAACACAGCCTTGGGCATTGGCGAAAGACGCTGCAAAAACAGACGATCTCGGCTCTGTTATGCATCATCTTGCAGAATCTTTGAGAAGAACAGCGATTCTTCTTCAGCCATTCCTGACAGAGACGCCGGCTAAAATTTTCTCCCAGCTTGGCATTAAAGACGATTCTTTAACAAAGTGGGAAAGCATATACACCTTTGGCCATCTTAAGAATAGTAAAGTGGAAAAAGGTGACCCAATCTTCCCTCGTCTCGATATGGCGGAAGAAGTGGAGTACATTAAGTCCCAAATGTCAGGCGGAACCCCGATAGAGGAACCTGCAGAAGAAAAAATTGAAGAAGCGGCTGAAATCACGGTAGATGATTTCTTCAAAGTGGAGCTTCGGGTGGCAGAGGTTCTGCAAGCTGAGCCGGTCAAGAAAGCAGACAAGCTGCTTAAACTGCAGCTGGATCTTGGAACGGAAAAAAGGCAAGTAGTTTCAGGAATTGCCAAGTATTATACACCTGCGGACCTTGTTGGAAAAAAGGTCATTTGCGTGACAAACCTTAAACCTGTCAAGCTGAGAGGCGAACTATCCCAAGGGATGATCCTGGCCGGAGATCATGAAGGGGGATTATCTCTCGCAACAGTGGATCAAACCCTGCCAAACGGTACAAAAATAAAATAA
- a CDS encoding TatD family hydrolase, whose translation MLFDTHAHLNAVQYKEDLEEVIDRAKAEGVEKIVVVGFDTDTITRAMELTDQYDFIYAAVGWHPVDAIDMTDQDLEWIKELASHPKVVAIGEMGLDYHWDKSPKEVQKEVFRKQIALAKEVKLPIIIHNRDATADVVEILREEGAEEVGGIMHCFTGSAEVAKECMDMNFYISFGGPVTFKNAKKPKEVAAEIPLDRLLIETDCPYLTPHPFRGKRNEPGYVKYVAEQIAELRGMTYEEVAQITTKNAKKCFGIS comes from the coding sequence ATGTTATTCGATACGCACGCACACTTAAACGCGGTACAGTATAAAGAAGATCTTGAGGAAGTTATTGATCGGGCAAAAGCAGAAGGCGTTGAAAAAATTGTAGTGGTTGGATTTGACACAGATACCATCACGAGAGCAATGGAGCTGACAGATCAATATGATTTTATCTATGCAGCAGTCGGATGGCATCCTGTAGATGCGATTGATATGACGGATCAGGACCTTGAATGGATTAAGGAACTTGCCTCCCATCCTAAAGTGGTAGCTATTGGGGAAATGGGTTTGGACTATCATTGGGACAAATCTCCAAAAGAAGTTCAAAAAGAAGTTTTCAGGAAGCAAATTGCATTAGCGAAAGAAGTAAAGCTCCCAATCATTATTCATAATCGTGATGCTACGGCAGATGTGGTTGAAATATTGAGAGAAGAAGGAGCAGAAGAGGTTGGCGGAATCATGCACTGTTTCACAGGAAGCGCAGAAGTTGCAAAAGAGTGTATGGATATGAATTTTTATATTTCGTTTGGAGGTCCCGTTACGTTTAAAAATGCAAAAAAACCGAAGGAAGTGGCTGCAGAGATTCCGCTGGACCGATTGCTGATCGAAACAGACTGTCCATATCTTACTCCTCATCCTTTCAGAGGAAAACGAAATGAACCGGGCTATGTGAAATATGTGGCTGAACAGATTGCGGAACTCAGAGGAATGACTTACGAAGAGGTAGCTCAGATTACCACCAAAAATGCAAAAAAATGTTTCGGCATTTCCTGA
- a CDS encoding ubiquitin-like domain-containing protein, giving the protein MKKLFSEKMSKNKLILSATSLLVMGTGTAFGTYEGTKDEITVSVNGNEETIRTHADTVGDLFSELDIDVRDQDQLSHSENTKLNSTMKVVYEAAKPVRLSDNGKDQTLWTTADTVDEMLKEEGIKLSSHDKVSPSPDTKITDQLSLSINRAFQLSMNVGGKEKKVWTTSTTVADFLKNQKIKLNPSDKVEPRLEDTLQANSAVTVKRVEKVTDVVEEPLDFAVVKKNDSNLERGKQNVVEEGEQGSKKVHFAVVKENGKVISRRLVKEETVKESKDRIVAIGTKAKKAAIVSKPASSAPRAIASRNNDSVSKEMYVTSTAYTASCSGCSGRTATGVNLKANPNAKVIAVDPDVIPLGTKVYVEGYGYAVAADTGSAINGNKIDVFFPDQSSAIKWGSKRVKIKILD; this is encoded by the coding sequence TTGAAAAAGCTGTTTTCCGAAAAGATGAGTAAAAATAAACTCATCCTCTCCGCTACTAGTTTGCTAGTAATGGGAACAGGCACTGCTTTCGGTACATATGAGGGAACGAAAGACGAAATTACTGTTTCTGTGAACGGAAATGAGGAGACGATTAGAACGCACGCAGACACCGTAGGAGATTTATTTTCAGAATTAGATATAGATGTGCGCGATCAAGACCAGCTTTCCCATTCGGAGAACACAAAATTAAACAGCACCATGAAAGTTGTCTACGAAGCAGCCAAACCGGTCAGGCTTTCAGACAACGGAAAAGATCAAACTCTGTGGACTACAGCTGATACTGTGGACGAAATGCTGAAAGAAGAAGGCATTAAATTATCCAGCCACGACAAGGTCAGTCCGTCCCCGGATACAAAGATTACGGATCAGCTATCCCTCTCAATTAACCGAGCTTTTCAGCTGTCCATGAATGTAGGCGGCAAAGAGAAAAAGGTTTGGACCACTTCGACTACGGTCGCTGACTTTTTAAAGAACCAGAAAATTAAACTCAATCCATCAGATAAAGTTGAGCCAAGATTAGAGGATACGTTGCAGGCAAACAGCGCTGTAACTGTAAAACGCGTAGAAAAAGTCACCGATGTAGTGGAAGAACCGCTTGATTTCGCTGTTGTGAAGAAAAACGACAGTAATTTGGAACGCGGAAAGCAAAACGTAGTTGAAGAAGGCGAACAAGGATCCAAGAAAGTCCACTTCGCAGTGGTGAAGGAAAACGGGAAGGTCATCTCCCGCAGGCTTGTGAAAGAGGAAACGGTTAAAGAGAGCAAGGACCGCATTGTGGCTATCGGCACAAAAGCCAAGAAAGCTGCAATAGTCTCAAAACCGGCTTCATCTGCACCCAGGGCAATTGCTTCCAGAAACAATGACTCGGTTTCGAAAGAAATGTATGTGACGTCTACTGCCTATACGGCAAGCTGCAGCGGATGTTCTGGACGTACGGCTACAGGCGTTAATTTGAAGGCAAATCCTAATGCTAAGGTAATTGCTGTTGACCCTGATGTCATCCCGCTTGGAACGAAAGTCTATGTTGAAGGCTATGGCTATGCTGTAGCAGCCGATACAGGTTCAGCGATTAACGGGAATAAGATTGATGTATTTTTCCCGGATCAATCTTCGGCAATCAAATGGGGCAGCAAACGGGTTAAAATTAAAATCCTCGACTAA